Proteins from one Dromiciops gliroides isolate mDroGli1 chromosome 6, mDroGli1.pri, whole genome shotgun sequence genomic window:
- the DHCR7 gene encoding 7-dehydrocholesterol reductase yields the protein MAVRAPAGSLKQRDPKKIPNGNNTAQGEWGRAWEVDWFSLASVVFLLMFAPLIVYYFIMSCDQYRCSLTAPVVEMVTGKSSLWDIWAQTPGVTPKAAQIYLAWVAFQVVLYMMIPDFCHKFLPGYVGGIQEGAVTPAGTVNKYEINGLQAWIITHILWFANAHLLQWFSPTIIFDNWIPLLWCANILGYTVSTFALIKGYLFPTNAKDCKFTGNFFYNYMMGVEFNPRIGKWFDFKLFFNGRPGIVAWTLINLSFAAKQQQLFGSVTNAMVLVNTLQALYVVDFFWNETWYLKTIDICHDHFGWYLGWGDCVWLPYLYTLQGLYLVYHPVQLSTPHALGVLLLGLGGYYIFREANHQKDLFRKTNGNCQIWGQKPKFIECSYTSADGRKHHSKLLVSGFWGLARHFNYTGDLLGSLAYCLACGFSHLLPYFYIIYMSVLLTHRCLRDEDRCAHKYGRDWERYTAAVPKRLLPGLF from the exons ATGGCGGTGCGTGCCCCAGCCGGCTCCCTCAAGCAGAGGGACCCCAAGAAGATTCCAAATGGAAATAACACAGCCCAAGGAGAATGGGGCCGAGCCTG GGAGGTGGACTGGTTCTCCTTGGCAAGCGTTGTCTTCTTGCTGATGTTTGCCCCGCTCATCGTGTATTACTTCATTATGTCCTGCGACCAGTACCGCTGTTCCCTCACGGCGCCCGTGGTGGAGATGGTGACTGGGAAGTCCAGCCTCTGGGACATCTGGGCCCAGACGCCGGGCGTGACGCCCAAAGCCGCTCAGATCTACCTCGCCTGGGTGGCTTTTCAG GTGGTGTTGTACATGATGATTCCCGATTTTTGCCACAAATTCCTGCCTGGCTACGTGGGAGGCATTCAAGAGGGGGCTGTAACCCCTGCAG GGACTGTCAACAAGTACGAGATCAATGGTCTTCAGGCCTGGATCATCACCCACATTCTGTGGTTCGCCAATGCCCATCTCCTCCAATGGTTCTCCCCCACCATCATCTTTGACAACTGGATTCCACTGCTTTGGTGTGCCAATATTCTCGGCTACACCGTGTCCACATTCGCCCTCATCAAAGGCTACTTGTTCCCCACCAATGCCAAAGACTG CAAGTTCACAGGCAACTTCTTCTACAACTACATGATGGGTGTGGAGTTCAACCCCAGGATAGGGAAGTGGTTTGACTTTAAACTCTTCTTCAATGGCCGACCGGGCATTGTCGCCTGGACGCTCATCAACCTGTCGTTTGCGGCCAAGCAGCAGCAGCTCTTCGGCTCTGTGACCAACGCCATGGTCCTGGTCAATACCCTGCAG GCTCTTTACGTGGTAGACTTTTTCTGGAACGAAACCTGGTACCTGAAGACCATCGACATCTGCCATGACCACTTTGGCTGGTACCTGGGCTGGGGTGACTGCGTCTGGCTTCCCTACCTCTACACCCTCCAG GGCTTGTACCTGGTCTATCATCCCGTGCAGCTCTCCACACCGCACGCGCTGGGCGTCCTGCTGCTGGGCTTGGGCGGCTACTACATCTTCCGGGAGGCCAACCACCAGAAGGACCTCTTCCGCAAAACCAACGGCAACTGCCAGATCTGGGGCCAGAAGCCCAAGTTCATCGAGTGCTCCTACACGTCGGCCGATGGGCGGAAGCACCACAGCAAGCTGCTGGTGTCGGGCTTCTGGGGCCTGGCCCGCCACTTCAACTACACGGGGGACCTCCTGGGCAGCCTGGCCTACTGCCTGGCCTGCGGCTTCTCCCACCTGCTCCCCTACTTCTACATCATCTACATGTCTGTCCTGCTCACCCACCGCTGCCTGCGTGACGAGGACCGCTGTGCTCACAAGTACGGCCGTGATTGGGAGCGCTACACCGCGGCTGTGCCCAAGCGCCTGCTGCCTGGCCTCTTCTAG